The following are from one region of the Heliangelus exortis chromosome 2, bHelExo1.hap1, whole genome shotgun sequence genome:
- the IRX1 gene encoding iroquois-class homeodomain protein IRX-1 gives MSFPQLGYPQYLSASQAVYGSDRPGVLAAAAAAAAAAAAASGRPAGADLGSGSAAVTSVLGMYASPYTAPNYSAFLPYTADLGLFSQMGSQYELKDNPGVHPATFAAHTAPGYYPYGQFQYGDPGRPKNATRESTSTLKAWLNEHRKNPYPTKGEKIMLAIITKMTLTQVSTWFANARRRLKKENKVTWGSRSKDQEDANLFGSDNEGDPEKNEDDEEIDLESIDIDKIDENDGEQSNEEEEEKPELLRQSSEEEHLEKEKDLALSEGLKPKDALAMVKEASDNSTRIISPGGQNNLQMPSHSKPKIWSLAETATSPDGALKSSPPPPAQVNHTSPQIQHPAFLPSHGLYTCQIGKFHNWTNGAFLTQSSLLNVRSFLGVNHHHAAHHNHHLQAQQQPSVLTATLGALSSEKPSERSSPKHIERENVPRTESPPQPLKSPFQPVRDNSLAQQEGTPRILAALPSA, from the exons ATGTCCTTCCCCCAGCTGGGCTACCCGCAGTATCTCAGCGCCAGCCAGGCGGTGTACGGGAGCGACCGGCCCGGGGTGctggccgccgccgccgccgccgccgcagcagccgccgccgcctcgGGCCGCCCCGCGGGCGCCGATCTGGGAAGCGGTTCGGCCGCTGTCACCTCGGTGCTGGGCATGTACGCCAGTCCCTACACCGCCCCCAACTACAGCGCCTTCCTGCCCTACACCGCCGACCTCggcctcttctcccaaatg GGCTCCCAGTACGAGCTGAAAGATAATCCGGGTGTCCACCCTGCTACCTTTGCTGCTCACACTGCCCCTGGCTATTATCCCTACGGACAGTTCCAGTACGGGGATCCGGGGCGGCCCAAAAATGCCACCCGGGAGAGCACCAGCACCCTCAAGGCCTGGCTCAACGAGCATCGCAAGAACCCCTACCCCACCAAGGGTGAGAAGATCATGCTGGCCATCATCACCAAGATGACCCTCACCCAGGTCTCCACCTGGTTCGCCAACGCCCGTCGGCGGCTCAAGAAGGAGAACAAGGTGACCTGGGGCTCCAGGAGTAAAGACCAAGAAGATGCAAACCTCTTTGGCAGTGACAATGAGGGGGACCCCGAGAAGAATGAAGATGATGAGGAAATCGACCTGGAGAGCATAGACATAGATAAAATCGATGAGAATGATGGGGAGCAGAGCAacgaggaagaggaggagaagcctGAGCTCCTGAGACAAAGCAGTGAAGAGGAGCacttggaaaaggagaaagatttgGCACTATCTGAAGGTCTGAAACCCAAAGATGCGCTGGCTATGGTGAAGGAGGCCTCTGACAACAGCACGAGAATCATCAGTCCTGGGGGACAGAACAACTTACAGATGCCATCTCACAGCAAACCCAAGATTTGGTCTTTGGCAGAGACTGCAACCAGTCCTGACGGTGCCCTGAAATCTTCTCCGCCCCCTCCTGCCCAGGTTAACCACACTTCTCCACAGATCCAGCACCCTGCTTTTCTGCCTAGCCATGGACTCTACACGTGCCAGATTGGCAAATTTCACAACTGGACAAATGGCGCTTTCCTCACTCAGAGTTCACTGCTAAATGTGAGGTCCTTTTTGGGAGTAAATCACCACCACGCTGCTCACCACAATCACCACCTCCAAGCCCAGCAACAACCTTCTGTTTTAACAGCAACCTTGGGAGCCCTCAGCAGTGAAAAgccttcagagaggagcagtCCCAAACACATAG aaagagaaaatgtacCAAGAACTGAATCCCCACCTCAGCCACTAAAATCGCCCTTCCAGCCTGTCCGTGACAA CTCTTTGGCTCAGCAAGAGGGAACACCGAGAATTTTAGCAGCTCTCCCTTCCGCTTGA